The DNA window AACATTGACGACGTGAAAAGACGTGGCGTTGCTAGCGTTGGCTAGTTTAGGATTTGGTTGGGATGAACAGAAGGCTCCATCACTGTAGCCGTCGGCGTCAGCTGAAACGACGTCGTCATCGTCGTCGTTTGGGGCGGAGAGGTTACGGTGGGTGAAGGACTGACGGTGGTGGATTAggttagggttagggtttgaaGTGGTGGCGTTATCGTCACCGAGTAGAGAGAAATCATCATCACAAGAAGCCATGGAAGGCGGAGTTAAAGAAGACCGTTAAAGGTTAGGAGTTTGTCTGCGGACGGACGTGAGAATAAACGACGTCAGGGACGTCTGGTCTGGAGACATCCGCCGTTAACGCTGATAAATATGCCGTGAATCGGTGTCGTTAAATGCGTGACGAGTCCGTTAGATAGCTAGTAAAGTTTGGTCACGTGAGTGGGGCCCTTACGTTACAAATTACGCACCCGTTtctttttagggataatttcaggtttctgacaattttatTAGCCTCCCTTAAAGTTTAGAAAATTATACAAACCTCCTTTTagattaagattttaataataaaattagtccaattagaaaaaaatatttaaaaagtactttaaggagagagatgaaatttttatttcataaataccccttatacatgtatataagttgtaaatgaaaagaaaaattcaaaaattttttatattacaATAATCATGGCAAACATAATGTCGAAAGATATGGCTATTCTGTTTGTGTTGAATCTTATGATAATTAGTAtagttttgttgtttatttgtattatctaatttattaaatatgAACTTTTTGAATGGTAAAATATGTATtaattgtttttaatttttaattatttttattcttttattaatacaacttatatacatgcataaGGGGTACTTATGGAATAAAAGTCTCATCTCTCTGcttaaagtacttttttaatattactttttctaattggactaattttgttatcaaatctTAATCTTATTAAAGGTTTGTTTTTACAAATTTTAGGGAAGgcgagtgaaattgttagaatcTTAtgagaggtttttgaaattatcctttctttttatatactactatattttttattttttttctttgcgtGTTGGcgatctttttttttcccctttttctttagCTCTGGGGGAAaatgtatggattagttatttttagaagtatttttaaaaatttttactataataatgtatataaaaaaaatttactgaaaaatatttttcatagtGTTTTTTAACAGAGATTTCAAGTCTATCAAGCACAAATTGATATACAAGCTAGATTTTATGAGTTTTTGAATTCGAACGAAATGTTATTAAGTTGAATTAACTTCAAGTACGAGTAAGTTATCTTTTAATCCTAATGTTTGCCTTTTTCTGAAGAGTATTAATTGCactttgagtttttttttttttataatggtACTCCGCTATTATAAAAACTTGTTCTCAAGCCACACTCTAACGTGTGtgtaattaataaaaaaaaattatctcaatTATATCTTTAAGAAgctttttttatgaattttatgAATTAAATTCTATTATGATGTAGATAATCATACACAAAAACGAAGATGATGGAATAAAGAAGAATGTGCGGGAGTTGAAAGTTAGCATGAGGGAGTTGTAGTTAGTTAATAACTGAATAGATaattattttttgattcaaataAGTATTTGCAATTGAGACAAATTTGCCCTTATTATTAAGGGTATATTAGAAATTTTAAAGAATGACATTGTATGCTTACACCACACAATGACACTTTCATTTGTATAATGTATAGACGTATGGATAAGGATTAATAGATAATAGATATTAAGTTAaatttgaaaacaaataaaattaataCCAAATTAACTATTTACGCAGACTTTATTATTGTAAAGATGTAGAATGtgattaattctttttttttttttgccttccAAATGATGTAAGGGATGGCCCATGAATTATCTAACAGCCccggcaaaaaaaaaattttttagtcAATCAGCAACTTCTATCATACTCCTAATGATTGAACTACCGTCAAATCAAATCAcatataaatttagaaaaatcatattttaACGATAAAATGACGAGAAGTAAGATTTGAATTCTTTATTTCTCACCTCACAAAAACATTCTTCCGTGAATGGTGTCCGACAGTCCGAGGGAAAGTTGGTTTGTCCACCTTGGAGATTCTTTATTTCTCATCTCCGGTACCAACCGTCGTACCGGCGGATTATGAAGGAAGTGTCATACATGGAAAAGGCAATGAATGTGTTAAAGCAAGTCGGAGATAAAGACAACTAGTAAATGCAACAAGAAGAgacaacttaaaaaaaaaaacgtgaCGATGGTTCGTTTGTTTCATTTCTTAACGGGTCAAAGcaaaaaatttatgaaaaagTTTTGTATGGGCTGCCAATACCAATTTCGAGTTTTGGGTGCGAACCAAACGGTCTCCGAATAAAGCCTAGCATCATTTTAAACAGGTGGGTGGTCGCCTGCTTGCTAATATAATTAGGTGGTCACCTTTTTTCTCCCCAAGAACAATTCTAAATTTTACAAGGAGAAAGTCGGAATGGGAGGCTTTGAACCCCATTGTTTTTCGATAATATTCTTACtagctttttttatttttgaaaaaatatttacTAGCCAAATTTGTGTGATATTTGGATAAAGCATTATATTATATAGCTATGATCTACTAATACCAATAAATCCTTAATGTCTGGTCCATATTACCCTTTCATATACTACTCTATTAGGTTAATTTTAACTCAAGACTATGACAGTTGATTGGAAGGATAATTTtaacaataaaagaaaaatgaagttgTTGTGGCAATGACTGATTTGGGGTGACCAtttaatatttttcaaaaaacctttttttttgtgcaatATTTTTCCAAATAGTCAAACAGGACACCTACCATGCGATCTATACTTACCACATCCCAAACAAGTCTCGTTTGGAGTTGTAGTGCTTTTGATAAAAAACACCTTTTAAGTGctcaaaaatacttttaaaataTTTGGTGAATATCATCTCATAAATTTAATAGTAGAAATTTGGTATCAAAAGCACTTTTagcaaaaaaattcaaatttggtACTTTTAGAATAACTTTGatacttaaaaaaataaaacatcaaatttaattattttatcctatattatgaactGAATAAAGAGATAAATCCTTTTAACAGTTTTAGATTACACATTATCCAATACAATAAATATTCATTGAACTATACCttcaaataatatatttataagcATTGAAGTActtaataaatatttttttaataaatcatcaCAACCCAAACGAGTCCAAAGAAGACAAGGGTGCTATTAAATCATTAGTTGGCCATGAGGGAGAGGTTTAAAGCTCTCATTGGGTGTAGGTCAATGGATCAAATCTCTTAACTTACTTTTGTCTCTAAGATTTCTTAGAAAAAATTTCCAGCGACCGTAGAGGCATTCGTCTAGTTCAGTTCCATCTAGATTTCTCATTGATCTCTTCTTCTTAGTGTAAGTGTAAGGTAGGAGCAAGTGTAGAATAAAAATTATCTatgtcaccaaaaaaaaaaagggagacaAGGGTGCtgttaaaaaacaaaaaaaaaaagggagaacgAAGGCAACGGTAACTCCGGGACCTAGAAATTCACCCAGAATTCTAAACCTTCTAGTATTTACAGCGAGAAAAGTAAAAACCGCCAGGGCCAGAAAAATTCCTTTGGGAAAAAGAAACCCCTCCTGACTTCTACCTCCCCCGGCTGCCTTTCTCTTTCACTAGCGTTCAAAGTCAGAAGAAGAACAAAAAGTGGCATCACGCATAATACTTGAATTGAACTACTACATTCGCCCTTTCTGGACACAGCCCATTCTCTTCATCAGAAACTactgaaaaatcaaaaaaggcTCGGTCGCGGATTCTTGTGAGCAgcaaacaaatttaaaaaaatggtgTCGAATCATTTGTTACTGGAGGAACCCATAAGGATGGCCTCCATCCTTGAGCCATCCAAATCGGTCagtctcttttctcttttcggTTTTCGTTGTAGATCTAgcatgccttttttttttttttttgaatctttTGAAGAGAACAGGGTGAATAGATTTTTTGATAAAGCTGGTTTTTTTGATATTGATGATTTATGTATTCTGTTGGAGGGCAGAGTTTTTACCGAGCAATGACGAAGATTGTGGGAACATTGGGTCCACGTTCGCGATCCGTTGAGGTTATCTCTGGCTGTCTTCAAGCTGGGATGTCTGGTAATATTTTCGGCTTTTGCGTGTTATTTTTTATCTGTCTTTATGATCGTATCATTATTACTTTTCTCAAGGCAACAACTTAACTTGCAGGCTATATGAAATTGTGCATGATTGAAAAACAGGTTGTTTTAGTAAAGgatatttttccttttgaattccATGCAAATTTTAACTGGACTGTGCTGTGATTTATAGTGGCAAGATTTGATTTTTCATGGGGAGACAAAGATTATCACCAAGAAACTTTGGAGAACCTGAGGGCTGCCGTCAAGACGACCAAAAAACTCTGTGCTGTAAGTTTTCTCTGTTTTTATGACATTgttatttgttaattttgggGTTGTTTAATTTCAATCGGGGGTTGATTTGATTTTTGCTGCTTTATGATGGCGAAATGCATGTAGTTGGAGTTTTGAGTCAAAAGCCAGGAAAATAATGATTATGGTGCCAAAAGATTATGGAGTCTCTGAGTTTGACATTAGGTTCTGCATTTTTTCGTTCTTATCCTTAATCTTACCTCTTTTGCTTCTAAATAGAATGAAGATATTGGGAGATTAAAGTATGGCTTGAAGCCTTGAAGAACTTCATACTGCTTTTCCATGCCCGTGTTAAGAACTTAAagattttcaatgtttttttttggtttcttctTGAAAATTATGGGATATTTTCattatccttttttttatttataggGGAGATAGAATATAGTATGATTTGTCTCTACACAAAATTCGAAAACTTATGCATGTATGCAGCTCTAGACATGCATGAGCAGATGAATGTTTTATTTACCCCCCACCACCATCCCAAAAAAAAGGCAGATGTCTGTTTTGTCTTTTCTCTAGCAGTTAAATGCAGGAATTAATGTGCATATGTAGGCAAAAGATGTTAAAGGCGGAAGGATGTTAAAGGCGGTTATGGTAGTTGACATCTTTTTTACAGGTCATGTTAGATACCGTGGGTCCGGAACTACAGGTTGTCAATAAAAGCGAGAATGCTATTTCACTTAAGGCAGATGCAACCGTTATTCTCACACCTGATCAAGGTCAGGAAGCGACTTCTGAAGTGTTGCCTATCAACTTTGCTGGACTTTCTAAGGTTAGGTCACTATCACTCATGCTTATACTCCATTTGTTGACATTTCCTTTTTGTCAAGTTTCTTTGGATCAGTTACATTGGTTAAATTCAAATCTATGTTTGAAGTTATTTACCAttatgaaaaacttttaaatGGAAAAATTTCCAAGACGTAGTACAGAACTTGAATAGAGTGCTTTGACTTTGACAAAATGGTATGATTTGACTGCTGTTTTCAGTTGTATAACGTTACAATTGTTTCTGTTCATATGCATGCGAGCTTGTATTTCTTCCTGTTTGTTGACCTTTGGCCATAAACTCTGTTCAATATAGTGCGTAGGGAATCATGTTCGTTTCTTCTAGGTTGTGGGTGTTCTTTGCACCTTAAGGCTGATATTTTAGGAACTCAGATTGCTTTCTCATATTAAAGGGATAAAGAGAATGCCCACTAGTTGGGAAGGTTTTTATTGTGCTTTAAAAGAAGGTACTGAACTGAGTTAGTTAGCAATTTGTATTTGGTAATGGCTTCTTGGATATTTTGTGCATTTTACCTTTTAAACTTTTCAAGGATCTTCTTAAATTATTTGTgtgttggttttggaatttgttTGCTTGTGACCTCGTCATTTGGCTCAATGAGTCTGCAAACACATGAAATATGGGTAATAGATGAAAAAGTTATCTTAATATTTTAGATAAAATGTGGGCAAATTCGAGTGATGTGGTGTATATGAATGGTGCTGCTAAGGAAATTGATAAGTTTTTCAATGTTGGGGCACAATATCCATTGAAAATTATGGTTATACATTGTCATAAACCCTATTATAGTAAATTACGAGCTTGCTTAAACTTTGTGTGTAGTAAGTTAACATACTAGGAAAGCAGGACTATTTGTTTAAATTTCTATCAATTGATGATTTATGAGCTTTGTGCTTCCAGTATCTATGAAAAGTTATACCCGTGATCTTGTTTTGCAGGCTGTGAAGAAGGGAGACACCATTTTCATTGGCCAGTATTTGTTCACAGGAAGTGAAACAACCTCTGTTTGGCTGGAAGTATGCATAAGGCCTTTTAAATTCAAGCTATCTTTCTGATTTGACTTGTTTTATATGAGGCCGCTTCAGTTGGTAGTAGTTTTAGCATTCTTATGATGTATTTATTGTTAATGTTTTGTTCTCTTctcattttctggtttttctTATCTACCTGTAGCTCACCTGTTTTCCTGTTGGCTAGCAACAAGAGGCCAGGCCTTTGTGCCTTTTATGTCTGACTAGGTGTTATTTCAATTGAGCAGGTAGATAAAGTGAATGGTGATGATGTAGTTTGTGTGATAAAGAACACTGCAACACTTACTGGGGCCCTATTCACACTTCATGCTTCTCAAATCCGAATTGATCTGCCAACTCTCACTGATAAGGACAAGGAGGTGAGTCTGAGAAGTCCATCATGCTATTATTACGTCATTGCAGTAATGTACTTTGTCATTAAACCCCATCATGCTTTATGCTTTCACTTTCTCTTCTTATGCCTTCCAATGGTTGGTCTTTATGTTTTGGGTTGTGCATCTGTCCATCTCTGAAGAATCCTCTTCCCCATTTTTGctgaatatttatttatttggaaGCATTTTGAAAGAATCTCGGGTAATTTGAATACAAAACCTGTCTTTTGGCTCATTCTTCAATTTTATTCAGGTTATAAGCACATGGGGTGTCCAGAACAAAATTGATTTTCTCTCACTGTCATATACACGTCATGCGGAAGATGTTCGTGAAGTAAGGGTTTTGTCTTATAAGATTTTAGTATATTTTATGATATTACTTGTTTTTCTCCTCATGATTGACTCATCTAGATGTTCAGATACTGAgaggtttttttctttttcttcttaaaATTTAGGCCCGTGAAATCCTATCTAAGCTTGGTGATTTGAGCCAGACGCAAATctttgcaaaaattgaaaacgtgGAGGTAGGAACCTTGTGCTTCCCAAGGACTTGATGTTGCATTCAATACTAGGAATTTGATATGAATTTAATGGTTTGACCTCTTTGTTCTTTTCTCTGTAGGGTTTGACTCATTTTGATGAGATTCTACAAGAGGCAGATGGCATCATACTCTCCCGTGGGAACCTGGGCATAGATCTTCCTCCAGAGAAGGTAAATCTATATTTCCTCTAGAATGAGATTTTTAATGCATCGTGGTTGTTTTGCAAATTAAAGAGAAGCACATCTGAATCTACATTCTATTTAACTGGCTTTAAATCACAAATTCATCAGAACATACACTGCAAAGTCAAATATAATTTACTGTACATTACTGAATGGAAAATGTTTTGGGTCCAAGTACAAACTGATTCTACAAGCTTGGAGAAATTAGAAACAGTTGGCTCTAGAGTGGATGCTCTTGCTGCTGGAATTTAAATATGCTTTAACCATCCAATTGCTAAAAGACTAGTGGTTGAGTGAGTTATGTGATCAAACTTTTGTTCCACAAATCTGTTCTTTAGTTACAGACTTAATGTATTCTGCAGGTATTTCTGTTTCAAAAAGCTGCTGTCAATAAATGTAACATGGCTGGAAAGCCAGCTGTAGTAACTCGTGTTGTTGATAGTATGACTGACAATCTGAGGCCTACGCGTGCTGAAGCAACTGATGTCGCAAACGCTGTATTAGATGGTATTTCTCAATGTTTAtctcctttttgttttgttttgggtGATAAAAGGGATGGGTCTGGTTTTTATTTGATTCCTTTTTGAACATTCTAACAGTTGAATGACTAGGTTTCCATCATTCTTTTTAATGTTTTAATTTGCAGGAACTGATGCAATTCTTCTCGGTGCTGAGACTCTACGAGGATTATATCCCGTTGAGACTATTTCTATTGTTGGCAAAATATGCGCAGAGGTAAAAGTTAATGGCATATGGacttataaataaataaatgtgtgtgtgtgtgtgtgtgtgagaaaTACATGTTATGACAAAAGAAGTTGGCTGGCAATTGCTACTACGATGTGATTACTCATTGCCGTATCTTCCTGGCTTAAATCTTGATTTGTTTTTGGCTAAAAGATCATCTTGTTAGGTATCTTTGTTAAGTGGTATGTGAGATATGTTCTAGTTTTTCAATTCCTTTTATATCTTCAATGTCTTGCTTTGAAAATCAGTCTTGTGGTTGCGTCATGCTAGATTTGGGATGTGAAGCTTGTAAATTGTACAACGTACTTGCAGAAATATATTGAGTTGTTGTTGAAGCTATCAAACTAAAAGGTTTCTTCTATGATTATACTTTGGCACAATTTGCATCTTAATGAAACTTCTTTGTGAGCCTGTCTTCGGAATCACCTGCTGTATAGCTAGTTATGCTAAAGCTATTTCGAAATTTTTGTTTGATAAATCTGCATATGTTGTGATTTAGTTGGTAACTagttttgctttttatttttgttttctgttaTTTCAAATTTGCTTTTAAGTTGTCACTTCTTGTGTAACTACACCATCTTATAATGTTGGATGCAGGCCGAGAAGGTTTTCAATCAAGATCTATACTTCAAGAGGACTGTCAAGTATGTTGGAGAACCCATGACCCACTTGGAATCAATTGCTTCCTCTGCAGTATGTTCTTTTTGTTGTTGCTAGTTTTGTACCTCACCTGTTCATTATTCCTCAGCGACTTGAATGCATTTAAACATGGATTTTGACAACTATTTCTCTGCCCAGGTACGGGCAGCTATTAAAGTCAAGGCATCTGTTATCATTTGTTTCACTTCATCTGGAAGGGCTGCAAGGTACTGTTACAATTTTCATTctatttgtgtttttttttttaatcttggGAATATTTCAACTTTTTGTGTATTGGTACTCAGGTTTTCAACTTTTGTTTTGGTTATTGCAGATTAATAGCAAAGTACAGGCCAACAATGCCGGTACTATCTGTTGTCATTCCTCGACTTAAGACAAATCAATTGAAGTGGAGTTTCAGTGGTGCATTTGAGGTATGCTATTGAGAAACCTTTCTCTTTTTACTTGCAGTAAAAATGCTTGAGCTCAATTCATCTGATGAATGGGAAGTATCTATATGTGAAATGGTTTTAGTTTCT is part of the Coffea eugenioides isolate CCC68of chromosome 6, Ceug_1.0, whole genome shotgun sequence genome and encodes:
- the LOC113774541 gene encoding pyruvate kinase 1, cytosolic, which gives rise to MVSNHLLLEEPIRMASILEPSKSSFYRAMTKIVGTLGPRSRSVEVISGCLQAGMSVARFDFSWGDKDYHQETLENLRAAVKTTKKLCAVMLDTVGPELQVVNKSENAISLKADATVILTPDQGQEATSEVLPINFAGLSKAVKKGDTIFIGQYLFTGSETTSVWLEVDKVNGDDVVCVIKNTATLTGALFTLHASQIRIDLPTLTDKDKEVISTWGVQNKIDFLSLSYTRHAEDVREAREILSKLGDLSQTQIFAKIENVEGLTHFDEILQEADGIILSRGNLGIDLPPEKVFLFQKAAVNKCNMAGKPAVVTRVVDSMTDNLRPTRAEATDVANAVLDGTDAILLGAETLRGLYPVETISIVGKICAEAEKVFNQDLYFKRTVKYVGEPMTHLESIASSAVRAAIKVKASVIICFTSSGRAARLIAKYRPTMPVLSVVIPRLKTNQLKWSFSGAFEARQSLIVRGLFPMLADPRHPAESTNATNESVLKVALDHGKASGVIKSHDRVVVCQKVGDASVVKIIELED